A stretch of Eleutherodactylus coqui strain aEleCoq1 chromosome 2, aEleCoq1.hap1, whole genome shotgun sequence DNA encodes these proteins:
- the LOC136610393 gene encoding olfactory receptor 6B2-like, with amino-acid sequence MQHHNVSEVTEILLLGFQNVQSLHFLFFLLLLIIYCVTICGNLLIILVVSSSRSLHSPMYFFLSQLSLSDILMSTTIEPNMLHVELHQGSSVSFAGCLTQFHFFAASVALECLLLTAMSYDRYQAICNPLRYNSIMDLTFCLKVILLFWLMIFIMVLIMFLTLSHLDFCGPNIIDHFFCDLEPILELSCSDTFIMKIETLFLAILFAVCPLIIIIISYVYIIFTILKIPSVTGRKKTFSTCSAHLTAVSIFYVSIIFIYIFPRPQSAKTLLSLLYTVVTPLINPMIYSLSNRDIKAALRKLLNNIYLSIFSNFRTISLPSKAAKSKLHV; translated from the coding sequence ATGCAACATCACAATGTTAGTGAAGTGACTGAAATTCTACTCTTGGGATTTCAAAATGTCCAAAGTTTGCATTTTCTGTTCTTCCTTCTGCTTCTGATCATCTACTGTGTGACGATATGTGGGAACCTCCTCATCATCCTGGTGGTGTCCTCCAGCAGGTCACTCCACTCTCCCATGTACTTCTTCCTCTCACAACTCTCTCTCTCAGATATCCTTATGTCCACCACCATAGAACCCAACATGCTCCATGTGGAGTTACATCAAGGAAGCTCCGTGTCTTTTGCCGGCTGCTTGACTCAATTTCATTTCTTTGCGGCCTCTGTAGCATTGGAATGTCTTCTCCTGACTGCGATGTCGTATGACCGGTATCAGGCCATCTGTAACCCTCTACGTTACAACTCTATCATGGACCTCACATTCTGTCTAAAAGTCATTCTTTTGTTCTGGTTGATGATATTTATTATGGTGCTAATTATGTTTTTAACCCTGAGTCATTTAGATTTCTGTGGACCAAACATCATTGACCATTTCTTCTGCGATTTGGAACCAATCCTTGAGCTTTCTTGTTCAGACACTTttataatgaaaattgaaacgtTATTTTTGGCTATTCTCTTTGCAGTTTGCCCGCTTATCATTATTATCATTTCCTATGTGTATATTATCTTCACCATACTTAAGATCCCTtctgtgactgggaggaagaaGACCTTTTCTACCTGCAGTGCTCAtttgactgcagtgtctatattcTACGTGTCCATTATTTTCATCTACATATTTCCACGTCCGCAAAGTGCAAAGACCTTACTATCATTGCTATACACTGTTGTAACTCCGCTCATCAATCCTATGATTTACAGTCTGAGTAATAGAGATATCAAGGCGGCTCTTAGGAAACTATTGAACaacatttatctctctatcttctCTAATTTCAGAACTATATCGCTGCCAAGTAAGGCAGCAAAATCAAAGCTCCATGTataa
- the LOC136610394 gene encoding olfactory receptor 11L1-like, with amino-acid sequence MQHHNLSKVSDILLLGFQNLQNFNFLLFLLLLIIFCVTVCGNLLIILVVACSRALHSPMYFFLTQLSLTDILLTATIIPNMLHIVLYGETSVPLIGCLIQFYFFAGSIGLECLLLTVMSYDRYQAICNPLHYTSVMGLTLCLRVVLLFWLMIFTFVLMVSLTVSQLDFCGPNTIDHFFCDLKPLLELSCSDTFIVKMETLVLAILLAIFPLTVIIVSYVYIIFSILKIPSVTGRHKTFSTCSAHLSVVSIYYGSIIIIYIFPHQQSAKTLLSLLYTVVTPLLNPMIYSLSNRDIKQALRKLLKNISYSIFST; translated from the coding sequence ATGCAACATCACAATCTTAGTAAAGTGTCTGACATTCTGCTGTTGGGATTTCAAAATTTACAAAATTTTAATTTTCTCCTCTTTCTGCTCCTTTTAATCATCTTCTGTGTGACTGTATGTGGAAACCTCCTCATTATTCTGGTGGTGGCCTGCAGCAGAGCACTCCACTCTCCCATGTACTTCTTCCTTACACAACTCTCCCTTACTGACATCTTACtcaccgccaccatcatacctaaCATGCTCCACATCGTGTTATATGGAGAAACTTCTGTCCCTTTAATTGGCTGTTTGATACAATTTTACTTTTTTGCAGGCTCCATAGGACTGGAATGTCTTCTCCTGACCGTGATGTCCTATGACCGGTATCAGGCCATCTGTAACCCTTTACATTACACTTCTGTCATGGGTCTCACACTTTGTTTAAGAGTTGTTCTCTTGTTCTGGTTGATGATTTTCACTTTTGTGCTGATGGTTTCATTGACGGTGAGTCAACTGGATTTCTGTGGACCCAACACCATCGACCATTTCTTCTGCGATTTAAAACCTTTGCTGGAGCTTTCCTGCTCGGACACTTTTATAGTCAAGATGGAAACTTTAGTTTTGGCTATTCTTTTAGCAATTTTCCCACTTACTGTTATTATCGTTTCCTATGTGTATATTATCTTCTCCATCCTAAAGATCCCCTCCGTGACCGGGAGGCACAAAACCTTTTCCACCTGTAGCGCCCATCTGTCTGTTGTTTCTATATACTATGGCTCCATTATTATTATCTACATATTTCCACATCAGCAAAGTGCCAAGACATTACTATCACTCTTGTATACTGTTGTAACTCCACTTCTTAACCCTATGATTTACAGCCTGAGTAATAGAGATATTAAGCAAGCTCTTAGGAAACTATTGAAGAACATTTCTTATTCCATATTCTCTACTTAA